A region of Theileria annulata chromosome 2, complete sequence, *** SEQUENCING IN PROGRESS *** DNA encodes the following proteins:
- a CDS encoding TatD-like deoxyribonuclease, putative (chr2.C.cand.147 - PF01026 TatD related DNase) produces the protein MRIGPILCWLIRTPIVYTYKPYPSSIKLRANIKMEGESDNLGEVKPKFIDIGANLTDSRYQGYYNGSLKHNPDLISVLERSKSVGMEKIIITAGCLEEVHEALDLCNTYDKECKYLFTTVGVHPTRCNEFIKNKYNKSETEYLEALDNLITQNRNRVVAIGELGLDYDRLNFCNKQTQNKYFEYQLELSRRHKLPLFLHMRQATTDTMGISFISILVLNTLDIKVLYILRRNRDKWESGVVHSFTSDLNSLETVLKEDLFIGINGCSLKTESNLQSVKHVPLNKLLLETDSPWCGIKNTHSSSQYVKTRFNTVKRPEQMTPETVFTMRTEPCHILNVAEVVHQLIDPNMDFIKFTNEYVPAWVYSLGNIRDYINCCF, from the exons atGAGGATTGGTCCCATATTATGTTGGTTAATCAGGACTCCTATAGTTTATACGTATAAACCTTATCCTTCCAGTATAAAATTGAGAgcaaatattaaaatggaGGGAGAAAGTGATAATCTTGGTGAAGTTAAGCCAAAATTTATCGATATCGGGGCAAATCTAACCGATTCTCGTTATCAAGGATATTATAACGGTTCTTTAAAACACAATCCTGATCTCATTAG TGTATTGGAGAGATCTAAGAGCGTTGGAATGGAAAAGATAATAATTACTGCTGGGTGTTTGGAAGAAGTTCATGAAGCTTTGGACTTGTGCAATACTTATG ATAAGGAgtgtaaatatttgtttacCACAGTTGGTGTACATCCAACACGTTGcaatgaatttattaaaaataaatataataagaGCGAAACTGAGTATTTGGAGGCTCTCGATAACTTAATTACTCAGAATAGGAATAGAGTTGTAGCAATTGGAGAATTAGGACTTGATTATGACCGTTTAAACTTTTGTAATAAACAAACACAAAACAA GTATTTTGAGTATCAATTGGAATTATCAAGAAGGCATAAATTGcctttatttttacataTGAGGCAAGCAACAACTGATACTATGGGTATATCATTCATATCTATTCTAGTCCTAAATACTTTAGATATAAAAGTATTAT ATATACTGAGAAGAAATAGAGACAAATGGGAGTCAGGTGTGGTCCATAGTTTCACCTCAGACTTGAACTCTCTTGAAACTGTGCTAAAGGAAGACCTGTTCATCGGTATTAATGGTTGTTCCCTCAAAACAGAATCTAACCTACAAAGTGTAAAACATGTTCCTCTGAACAAACTACTTTTAGAAACAG aTTCACCATGGTGTGGTATTAAGAATACACATTCCAGCAGTCAATATGTAAAGACTAGATTTAATACAGTAAAGAGACCAGAGCAAATGACACCAGAAACTGTTTTCACAATGAGAACTGAACCCTGCCATATACTAAATGTAGCAGAAGTTGTACATCAGCTAATTGATCCAAACATGGactttataaaatttaccaACGAGTATGTCCCTGCTTGGGTATATAGCTTAGGAAATATTAGAGATTACATCAATTGTTGTTTTTAG
- a CDS encoding kinesin-like protein, putative (all_bases.cand.1363 - kinesin-like protein, kinesin motor domain): MARKASEKGRIDVIVRKRPLSEQEISRGDKDIVVCNYDSAIIREFKYKIDGTSFIEEHEFKVDRFYDEKADNELIYNEYVKPLVESAFREGKTCSCFTYGQTGSGKTYTMIGSKIDNGNNTNNTVGDIGIYEYAANDIYEISKEPQFNGKVEVVVSFYEIYCGKLYDLLQNRKLLESLDNGKNEVVIKDLSERVVSSKEELVDLMLEALNLRKIGQNSQNDRSSRSHALLRIELRHLNNTIGSMLFIDLAGSERAADSVSMCRQVQIDGAGINRSLLALKECIRAMDLDRIHIPFRNSELTKVLRDVFMGDSRNVMIANICPSFQSCEQTLNTLRYATKVKAFKSNSLNTTMTLNTLNTINSANYSTKDTINKENGISKGASIKSRNSKRSSPMDYEPRLSNDKMDLDPLNSNNTGHTTLNALNTNNYNNKDTIVKDTTTSVNDEIAERVEGMLKSQNDEMIREFESILNSLQLNNTNSHIFKFLTGSNSPNPNNPNNSSAIKLYTVYNRTMSVLNNNVNSIEDVKDRLKISFKFLLYLKQLLDRPT; this comes from the exons ATGGCTAGAAAAGCTTCAGAGAAGGGAAGAATTGACGTTATTGTCAGAAAAAGACCATTGAGCGAGCAGGAAATTTCAAGAGGAGACAAAGATATTGTTGTATGCAACTACGATTCTGCAATTATTCGTGAATTTAA GTATAAAATAGATGGCACAAGCTTTATAGAAGAACACGAATTTAAGGTTGATAGGTTTTATGACGAAAAGGCCGACAATGAACTGATTTACAACGAATATGTAAAGCCTTTGGTTGAATCAGCCTTCAGAGAAGGCAAAACGTGTTCATGCTTCACATATGGGCAAACAGGAAGTGGTAAAACATACACAATGATAGGTTCCAAGATCGACAACGGTAACAACACGAATAACACTGTGGGAGATATTGGGATATATGAATATGCAGCCAATGATATATATGAAATATCAAAGGAGCCGCAATTCAATGGTAAAGTCGAAGTTGTCGTCAGCTTCTATGAGATTTACTGTGgtaaattatatgatttGTTACAGAACAG GAAGTTATTGGAATCTTTGGATAATGGAAAGAATGAAGTGGTAATAAAGGATTTGAGTGAGCGAGTTGTTAGTTCAAAGGAGGAACTGGTAGACCTGATGTTGGAGGCCTTAAATTTGAGGAAAATCGGCCAAAACTCACAAAATGATCGTTCTTCGAGATCTCACGCACTTTTAAGGATTGAACTTAGACATTTAAATAACACGATAG GTAGCATgttatttattgatttgGCTGGAAGTGAGAGAGCAGCTGACTCTGTGTCGATGTGTAGACAAGTTCAAATCGACGGAGCAGGGATCAACCGCTCCCTTCTGGCCCTCAAGGAGTGCATCAGGGCCATGGACCTCGATAGGATCCACATCCCCTTCAGGAACAGTGAGCTGACTAAGGTGCTCAGGGACGTGTTCATGGGCGATAGCAGAAATGTCATGATTGCTAATATTTGTCCTTCATTTCAGTCTTGCGAGCAGACTCTAAACACCCTCAGATACGCCACCAAAGTAAAGGCTTTCAAATCCAATTCTCTCAACACTACCATGACCCtaaatacccttaatacCATCAACAGTGCTAATTACAGCACTAAAGATACCATTAATAAGGAGAATGGTATCAGTAAGGGGGCAAGTATAAAGAGTAGAAATTCAAAACGGAGCTCACCAATGGATTATGAACCGAGACtttcaaatgataaaatgGACCTTGACCCTTTAAACTCTAATAATACAGGTCATACCACTCTAAACGCCCTCAACACCAATAATTACAATAACAAGGACACCATTGTTAAAGACACTACCACCAGTGTTAACGATGAAATTGCTGAAAGGGTCGAGGGAATGCTGAAATCGCAGAATGATGAAATGATTAGGGAATTTGAGTCGATATTAAATTCTCTACAGTTGAATAATACAAACAgtcatatttttaaatttcttaCTGGTTCAAACAGCCCTAACCCCAACAATCCTAACAACAGTAGCGCAATTAAACTATATACAGTGTACAATAGAACAATGTCGGTACTGAATAATAACGTCAATAGTATCGAAGATGTAAAGGATAGACTTAAAATTAGctttaaatttttactATACCTCAAACAGCTCCTGGATCGTCCGACTTGA
- a CDS encoding uncharacterized protein (all_bases.C.cand.466 - hypothetical protein): MKKKDQNSKSKSKKPKVSKNDKSKKFKKKPKYDNKANNKLKNNNKPKKVNNTVKKTNKLKESKLEYKKRLNKSYSLLLLNHKDPLKSKEIIDSLLKELPTNFSEGINRKNVSRILQACLKYGDADVRSSISQRFRDGLNLNNLNSHSSKFLIKLFHYCNTDVKQFLRSAFFNEKQKNLIFSRFSSDVMDIIYSKLRPKDQISVLQLYTFSNSFYLNNDETRKAKEVNSINQLIQLISTSTSKSSCLGTSIFVICCFLYLKKMDSVITKLAEKELMISSLSHDLLFVYVSLIEDKTELVSQLHKIYGQLLSTRSGNNSILALMDYANAKIKKHIIKSMKRDFPEAVYNKINVNFLIKLVNVTDDTKVVFQHLVEPLLEDLNRLLHDANSVKFVLNLLNTVDTTSPNTLKEDKVRKEELQREFLPKLVEYFKESDLKSCILDKNCSQVLLHTLKISKDSNLLDSVLSLFSENLSEFLDNQQVIRLYQSMVKCKNKISEEFKEFKVNERLWEHVKSDVKRVLSSKSVFLLIDLLESFQIRNQTDLISDFKDTVTIDIINEAKSALTGIICILKCV, encoded by the exons atgaagaaaaaagACCAAAATAGTAAAAGTAAATCCAAAAAACCAAAAGTTtctaaaaatgataaaagtAAGAAGTTTAAGAAAAAGCcaaaatatgataataaagCCAATAACAAACTAAAAAACAACAATAAACCTAAAAAAGTGAATAATACTGTGAaaaaaactaataaattaaaggaaTCCAAGTTGGAATATAAAAAACGattaaat aaatcATATTCGTTGTTACTTTTAAACCATAAAGATCCTTTAAAATCTAAAGAAATCATAGATTCCTTGCTGAAAGAATTGCCTACGAATTTCTCAGAA GGAATTAACAGGAAGAATGTTTCTAGAATACTCCAGGCATGTTTAAAGTATGGCGACGCTGATGTAAGAAGCTCAATTTCGCAGAGGTTTAGGGACGGACTTAACCTGAATAACCTCAACAGCCATAGCAGTAAATTCCTTATAAAGCTGTTTCACTACTGTAACACTGATGTTAAGCAGTTTTTGAGGTCCGCCTTCTTCAACGAGAAGCAGAAGAACCTGATCTTCAGCAGATTCTCATCTGACGTTATGGACATCATTTACTCAAAACTGAGGCCTAAAGATCAAATTTCAGTTTTACAGCTTTACACCTTTTCAAACTCATTTTACTTGAACAATGATGAGACGAGGAAGGCCAAAGAAGTCAATTCAATTAACCAGTTAATACAGCTCATTTCAACATCAACTTCAAAGTCATCCTGCTTAGGTACTTCtatatttgtaatttgttgttttttatatttaa AAAAGATGGACTCGGTGATTACAAAGTTGGCTGAGAAGGAATTGATGATTTCAAGTCTGTCCCACGACTTACTGTTCGTGTACGTGAGCTTGATAGAGGATAAGACTGAATTGGTATCGCAGCTGCATAAAATTTACGGCCAGCTTTTGTCTACGAGAAGCGGCAATAACTCAATTCTCGCACTGATGGACTACGCAAACGCTAAGATCAAAAAGCATATCATCAAGAGCATGAAACGCGACTTTCCAGAAGCAGTttataacaaaattaatgtaAACTTTTTGATTAAATTGGTTAATGTCACAGATGACACAAAAGTAGTGTTCCAACACTTGGTTGAGCCGCTACTAGAAGATTTAAACCGTCTTCTACACGACGCAAATTCAGTTAAATTTGTGCTAAATTTGTTGAATACAGTTGATACAACTTCCCCAAACAC GCTAAAGGAAGATAAGGTGAGGAAGGAAGAATTACAGAGGGAGTTCTTGCCAAAATTGGTTGAATATTTCAAGGAATCGGACTTGAAATCATGTATACTAGACAAGAATTGCAGCCAAGTCCTATTACACACCTTGAAAATATCGAAGGATTCTAACCTTCTGGACTCAGTTCTATCACTTTTCAGTGAAAACTTATCTGAATTCCTCGATAACCA GCAAGTGATAAGGTTATACCAGAGCATGGTCAAGTGCAAAAATAAGATAAGTGAGGAGTTTAAGGAATTTAAAGTGAATGAAAGACTATGGGAGCATGTTAAATCAGATGTTAAACGCGTTTTGAGCTCGAAATCAGTTTTTTTGCTCATAGATTTACTGGAATCGTTCCAAATCCGGAACCAAACTGATTTAATTAGTGATTTCAAAGATACTGTAACAATTGACATTATCAATGAAGCTAAAAGTGCACTAACAggtataatttgtatactAAAATGTGTTTAG
- a CDS encoding CDC6-like ATPase, putative (chr2.C.cand.149 - AAA-atpase) has product MCESSLDSSCLSPLEKHINDKKLAIDLLKISDNSYVGFREHELNQLNSFLTKCIESKRGGGMFIFGLCGTGKTTTVQHALNVTSSKKGVKTVFLKGSNYTSMKSFKNDFYQKVFGFSAKKALKTLNLASQGKVQDYAKFSDHLLQHFQSQRSLKICLIDEVDYLSTFISNFKSYNKSNWLIQALFKASCSPKSKVVVLAVSNNLEFASKIKTENCERMLFKPYNEDQMVNIVMEKLKSVNENSQVLNKTSLLLIARRVANTSGDCRTYLDSFIRALSNSLSDIEKDYESVESLASAVTSVGPDSFSRSEQTYQVESYEEFKTPTRNFSPLGESTNNFVDMSKYNVGSKEIGVVTPTLSLNKTQQLKNQLSDLPIFQLLLLLGICKSTIILNQTISKTDSKVYYTVITSILILKYFLELAEKLKLDPVDAENFCNSEFENSLENFKQLNFISIKGTRAN; this is encoded by the exons ATGTGTGAGTCGTCGCTGGATTCGTCTTGTTTATCTCCTCTAGAGAAACACATAAACGACAAGAAGCTGGCCATTGACCTCCTCAAGATCTCCGATAATTCTTACGTCGGATTCAGAGAACATGAATTAAATCAACTGAATTCTTTTTTAACAAA GTGTATTGAGAGTAAGAGAGGAGGCGGAATGTTTATATTTGGGCTTTGTGGAACAGGGAAAACCACAACAGTGCAGCATGCTCTTAATGTGACTTCTAGTAAGAAAGGAGTTAAAACTGTATTTTTGAAGGGCAGTAACTACACCTCGATGAAGTCTTTTAAGAATGATTTTTACCAGAAAGTGTTTGGCTTCTCAGCTAAAAAGGCTCTTAAAACGCTAAATCTAGCCTCGCAAGGAAAAGTACAAGATTATGCCAAATTCTCAGATCATCTCCTCCAGCACTTTCAATCACAAAGATCCCTCAA AATATGTTTGATCGATGAAGTGGATTATTTGAGTACTTTTATTTCAAACTTTAAGAGCTACAACAAGTCGAATTGGCTGATTCAGGCCCTGTTTAAGGCATCTTGCTCCCCAAAGAGTAAGGTCGTAGTCCTGGCGGTTTCCAATAACTTGGAGTTTGCCAGCAAGATAAAGACTGAAAACTGTGAACGGATGTTATTCAAGCCCTATAACGAGGACCAGATGGTCAATATTGTTATGGAAAAGTTAAAGTCAGTCAATGAGAATTCACAAGTTCTGAACAAAACTTCCTTGTTATTGATAGCAAGGCGTGTTGCAAACACTTCTGGTGATTGTAGAACTTATCTAGATTCATTCAT AAGGGCTTTGTCTAATAGTTTGAGTGATATTGAGAAGGACTATGAGTCAGTTGAATCATTAGCATCAGCTGTCACTTCAGTTGGGCCAGACTCCTTTTCAAGGTCTGAACAAACATATCAAGTTGAATCTTACgaagaatttaaaactCCAACTAGAAATTTCAGTCCTCTAG GGGAAAGcactaataattttgtagaTATGTCAAAGTATAATGTTGGAAGTAAGGAAATTGGTGTGGTAACACCAACGTTATCACTCAATAAGACTCAGCAATTGAAGAACCAATTGTCAGATTTACCCATTTTCCAACTCCTGCTCCTGCTTGGGATTTGCAAATCCACCATTATTCTTAATCAAACCATTTCTAAAACTGATTCCAAGGTATATTATACAGTCATCACTAGTATACtaatttta AAATACTTTCTTGAATTGGCTGAAAAGTTGAAGCTGGACCCTGTGGATGCAGAGAACTTCTGTAACTCTGAATTTGAAAACAGTCTAGAGAACTTCAAACAGCTGAATTTCATCTCTATAAAAGGTACTAGAGCTAATTAG